In Fibrobacter sp. UWB2, the following are encoded in one genomic region:
- a CDS encoding LysR family transcriptional regulator has translation MELRVLRYFLEAARLGNVSRAADNLCVTQPTVSRQLKELEEELGEKLFERTNYAIRLTPAGELLRERAEDILSMADRTVQDFKSLKEDEVVGEIAIACAESRNVNFLSKCIGILRDDYPKIKYNLYSGDSERALEKLDKGIFDFAVVVDNVDLEKYNCLAVRSVDRWGVVMRRDDPLAKRDFIEPRDLLDKPLLASRQAMVADLPKWFGDDISKLNVIVGLDLSYNGSVLAKEGTGYLLTFDGLVDTSRTSRLCFRPLMPELTTNMYIIWRRGQQFTRAGELFLDTLRHVLGE, from the coding sequence ATGGAACTTCGAGTTTTGCGGTATTTTCTGGAGGCGGCGCGGTTGGGGAATGTCTCGCGCGCGGCGGATAATCTTTGCGTGACGCAGCCGACGGTGAGTCGCCAGCTCAAGGAGTTGGAGGAGGAGCTGGGCGAGAAGCTTTTCGAGCGCACGAACTACGCGATTCGGCTGACGCCTGCGGGGGAACTCTTGCGGGAGCGTGCGGAGGATATCCTTTCGATGGCGGACAGGACGGTGCAGGATTTCAAGTCGCTGAAGGAAGACGAGGTGGTGGGTGAAATTGCCATTGCCTGCGCGGAATCGCGGAACGTGAATTTTCTTTCGAAGTGCATCGGGATTCTCCGGGACGACTATCCGAAGATTAAGTACAACTTATATTCGGGCGACAGCGAGCGGGCCTTGGAAAAGCTGGACAAGGGCATTTTTGATTTCGCGGTGGTTGTAGACAACGTTGATTTGGAAAAGTACAACTGCCTTGCGGTGCGTTCGGTGGATCGCTGGGGCGTGGTGATGCGTCGCGACGACCCTCTGGCCAAGCGGGATTTCATCGAGCCGAGGGACTTGCTCGACAAGCCGCTGTTGGCGTCGCGGCAGGCGATGGTAGCGGATTTGCCGAAATGGTTCGGCGACGATATTTCGAAGCTGAACGTAATCGTGGGGCTGGATCTTTCGTACAACGGTTCGGTGCTTGCCAAAGAGGGCACGGGCTACCTGCTCACTTTCGACGGCCTTGTGGATACGAGCCGCACTTCGCGCTTGTGTTTCAGGCCGCTCATGCCCGAACTCACCACCAACATGTACATCATTTGGCGGCGGGGCCAGCAGTTCACGCGGGCGGGCGAACTTTTCCTCGATACGCTCCGGCACGTGCTGGGGGAATAA
- a CDS encoding N-6 DNA methylase, which yields MFEQTFNNIDDILWKEGGCSNELDYVEQTSWVLFLKYLDNLEAEREEEAELKGETYERIIEKKFRWNTWAAPKTKNGEPDHAKALTGDDLTDFVNNKLFPYLKKFKETATTPQSLEYKIGEIFGELRNKITSGYNLREILWYADALSFQSSEDKHEMSHLYEDKIRRMGNAGRNGGEYYTPRPLIRTIVRIIDPKIGETVLDPACGSAGFLCEAYAYMKQKVKSVADRETLQKKTFYGQEKKGLAYIIGIMNMILHGVNAPNILHTNTLSENMANVEQKMRKDVIIANPPFGGKERAEVQQNFPIKTSETAYLFMQYFVKLLKAGGRAGIVIKNTFLSNTDNASVMLRKELLENCDLHTILDLPSGVFTGAGVKTVVLFFEKGRPTEKIWYYQPDFGRNLGKTNPLTEDDLAEFVKLQKKKTDSEKSWTVNVKDLNPETYDLSVKNPNKKTEVELRDAKTIIKEMQSLDEENRKILAKLSI from the coding sequence ATGTTTGAGCAGACTTTTAATAATATCGATGACATTCTCTGGAAAGAGGGTGGTTGCAGCAACGAACTTGATTACGTGGAACAAACTTCATGGGTCCTGTTCCTCAAGTACCTGGACAACCTCGAAGCCGAGCGCGAAGAAGAAGCCGAACTCAAGGGCGAAACCTACGAACGGATTATCGAAAAGAAGTTCCGCTGGAACACCTGGGCCGCCCCGAAAACAAAGAATGGCGAACCCGACCACGCCAAGGCGCTCACCGGCGATGACCTCACAGACTTCGTGAACAACAAGCTGTTCCCTTACCTCAAGAAGTTCAAGGAAACCGCCACCACGCCGCAATCGCTGGAATACAAGATTGGTGAAATCTTCGGTGAACTCCGCAACAAGATTACCAGCGGCTATAACCTCCGCGAAATCCTGTGGTATGCCGACGCTCTGAGTTTCCAGAGCAGCGAAGACAAGCACGAGATGAGCCACCTGTACGAAGACAAAATCCGCAGGATGGGTAACGCAGGCCGTAACGGCGGCGAATACTACACGCCGCGTCCGCTTATCCGCACCATCGTCCGCATCATCGACCCGAAAATCGGCGAGACCGTGCTTGACCCGGCTTGCGGAAGTGCTGGGTTCCTTTGCGAAGCCTACGCCTACATGAAGCAGAAAGTCAAGAGCGTTGCCGACAGGGAAACTTTGCAGAAGAAAACCTTCTACGGACAAGAGAAAAAGGGCCTTGCCTACATCATCGGCATTATGAACATGATTTTGCACGGCGTGAACGCACCGAACATTTTGCACACGAATACCTTGTCCGAAAACATGGCGAACGTGGAACAGAAAATGCGTAAGGATGTCATCATCGCAAACCCGCCCTTCGGTGGCAAGGAACGCGCCGAGGTCCAGCAGAATTTTCCCATCAAGACGAGCGAAACCGCCTACCTCTTTATGCAGTATTTTGTCAAGTTGCTCAAGGCGGGCGGCCGCGCGGGCATCGTCATCAAGAACACATTCCTTTCGAACACCGACAACGCTTCGGTCATGTTGCGCAAGGAACTCCTAGAAAACTGCGACCTGCACACGATTCTCGATTTGCCGAGCGGCGTGTTTACAGGCGCAGGCGTAAAGACCGTCGTGCTCTTCTTCGAAAAGGGTCGCCCCACCGAAAAAATCTGGTACTACCAGCCGGACTTTGGCCGCAACCTGGGCAAGACGAACCCGCTCACCGAAGACGACCTTGCGGAATTCGTGAAGTTGCAGAAGAAAAAGACCGACAGTGAAAAATCGTGGACCGTGAACGTCAAGGATTTGAACCCTGAAACATACGACCTCTCGGTGAAAAATCCCAACAAGAAAACCGAAGTTGAACTCCGCGACGCCAAAACCATCATCAAGGAAATGCAGAGTTTAGACGAAGAGAATAGGAAAATCCTCGCCAAATTGTCGATATGA
- a CDS encoding restriction endonuclease subunit S translates to MSKWEWKEFEDCIERVKYTTKIPSKDYLQEGEFPIVSQEDCLISGYWNDRNDLFKVTKPIVIFGDHTKVLKYIDFDFVLGADGVKILCPKDYLNAHFFFYFLKSVNFDNLGYARHYRLLKELSVPIPPLSEQKRIVKFLDEEFSKIDTLKTNAETNLKNAKELFETTLEKELNPQSRHSERSEKSSAELPSGWELKALGDVCYRIKRGKAPKYVEQSDVLVFAQKCNQPDGTMSLEKALCLDPSILGKYKAEDYVKEGDVLVNSTGNGTVGRVGFFNNKLLNNKKPVVPDTHITTIRGLANTFPKYLYYFLKPKESYLSDKSLGTTNMKELHADVLEHLQIPLPPLSVQKEIVARLDKLSENVKHLEANYKQIIANCDELKKSILKKTFEGDSRSSRE, encoded by the coding sequence ATGAGCAAATGGGAATGGAAAGAATTTGAAGATTGTATAGAACGAGTCAAGTATACGACAAAAATCCCTAGCAAAGATTACTTGCAAGAGGGCGAATTCCCTATTGTGTCACAAGAAGATTGTTTGATTTCTGGATATTGGAACGATAGAAATGATTTGTTCAAAGTAACAAAGCCGATTGTAATTTTTGGAGACCATACAAAGGTTTTGAAATATATTGACTTTGATTTTGTTCTTGGCGCAGATGGTGTGAAAATCTTATGTCCGAAAGATTATCTTAATGCTCACTTTTTCTTCTATTTTCTAAAAAGTGTGAACTTTGATAATTTAGGATACGCCCGTCATTACAGATTATTAAAAGAATTGTCAGTTCCCATTCCCCCTCTTTCAGAGCAGAAACGCATAGTCAAATTCCTTGACGAAGAATTCTCAAAAATAGACACGCTCAAAACAAACGCCGAAACCAACCTCAAAAACGCCAAGGAACTATTCGAAACCACCCTTGAAAAAGAACTGAATCCCCAATCACGTCATTCTGAGCGTAGCGAAAAATCCAGTGCAGAATTACCCTCCGGCTGGGAATTGAAAGCATTGGGAGATGTGTGCTATAGAATAAAACGTGGCAAGGCTCCAAAGTATGTTGAACAAAGTGATGTCCTTGTATTTGCACAAAAATGTAATCAGCCTGATGGCACAATGTCTTTAGAAAAAGCTTTGTGCTTAGATCCATCAATTTTGGGTAAATACAAAGCGGAAGATTATGTAAAAGAGGGTGACGTCCTTGTAAATTCAACGGGAAATGGAACTGTTGGTAGAGTGGGCTTTTTTAACAATAAATTATTAAATAATAAAAAACCTGTTGTTCCTGACACCCACATAACAACCATTCGTGGTTTAGCGAATACATTTCCAAAATATTTGTATTACTTCCTAAAACCTAAAGAATCATATCTTTCTGATAAAAGTCTTGGAACGACAAATATGAAGGAACTTCATGCAGATGTTTTGGAACATCTTCAAATCCCCCTCCCGCCACTTTCCGTCCAGAAAGAAATCGTCGCCCGCCTAGACAAACTCTCCGAGAACGTCAAACACCTCGAAGCAAACTACAAGCAAATCATCGCCAACTGCGACGAACTTAAAAAATCGATTCTGAAGAAAACTTTCGAAGGAGATTCCCGGTCAAGCCGGGAATGA
- the hsdR gene encoding EcoAI/FtnUII family type I restriction enzme subunit R yields MNESDTRRKKIDPKLKEALWEVTPDSAIYTEQSAYEIAPGRIGHAERNPKKIDYLLVYKGIKIAIVEAKKDELDVSEGVPQAKEYAERMNIRFTYSCNGDKIWAIDMQTGKEGFVKAFPTPQELWNRLYPEKNPLRDKLNAVPFNRDGGKSPRYYQEIAVNNVMDAISRKQDRILLTLATGTGKTYIAFQICWKIFKAHWNVDGTERLPRILFLADRNILSNQALNDFGQFDENAMCRITPESIAKSKGVPKGPSIYFSIFQTMMTSLNGKFVYENYPEDFFDLVIIDECHRGAANDESRWRDILDYFQRAYHLGLTATPKKNENANTYEYFGKPVYVYSLKQGIEDGFLTPYRVRISSSNIDNYIYDPEDDVESGEIDPNKIYTETDFYHGNIKIRERDEFRVEEFLKQIDPDEKTIVFGATQAHAAILRDLINQHSRKPNVNYCKRVTSDDGDKGEADLKTFQDNEKLLPTILTTSQKLSTGVDAKNVRNIVLMRPVNNIIEFKQIIGRGTRLFDGKYFFTIYDFVGASRNFSDPEWDGEPIIDTPEPPDGGKTDGGNGGGRKTPQPKPCKICGNLPCTCDANVKEKNCVEIKLSDGHVLRLRAQWEEKFMFDGELITLEQFIKILFGKIPEFFKDSKDLRTRWSDPMTREALLQNLSDNGFSKERLRQVQALTQNEKCDLLDVLELIAYNKSPMERAERVRLMHEEILNEISEKQVPFMEFVLQQYVENGVDELSLNQLPELVKLKYGTIKDACDKMGVTGKDLKKLFTDFQKTLYVA; encoded by the coding sequence ATGAACGAGTCCGATACCAGAAGAAAGAAGATTGACCCCAAACTGAAAGAAGCCTTGTGGGAAGTGACGCCGGACAGCGCCATTTATACGGAGCAGTCCGCTTACGAAATCGCACCGGGTCGAATCGGCCATGCCGAACGCAACCCCAAGAAAATCGACTACCTTCTGGTTTACAAGGGCATCAAGATTGCCATCGTCGAGGCGAAAAAGGACGAACTTGATGTAAGCGAGGGTGTGCCGCAAGCCAAGGAATATGCGGAACGCATGAACATCCGCTTCACGTATTCCTGCAACGGCGATAAAATCTGGGCAATCGACATGCAGACGGGTAAGGAAGGCTTTGTCAAAGCTTTTCCGACACCGCAGGAACTCTGGAATCGGCTTTATCCTGAAAAAAATCCGCTCCGCGACAAACTGAATGCCGTTCCGTTCAACAGGGATGGCGGCAAGTCTCCGCGCTACTATCAGGAAATCGCAGTCAATAACGTCATGGATGCCATATCCCGAAAGCAGGACCGCATCTTGCTCACGCTTGCTACGGGAACAGGCAAAACCTACATCGCGTTCCAAATCTGCTGGAAAATTTTCAAGGCGCATTGGAATGTCGATGGAACGGAACGCTTGCCGCGCATTTTGTTCCTTGCCGACCGCAATATCCTCTCAAATCAGGCTCTCAATGATTTCGGACAATTTGACGAAAATGCCATGTGCCGCATTACGCCGGAATCTATCGCCAAATCAAAAGGCGTGCCCAAAGGCCCGAGCATCTATTTCAGCATTTTCCAGACGATGATGACCTCATTGAATGGAAAATTCGTTTATGAAAATTACCCCGAAGACTTCTTTGACCTTGTCATCATCGATGAATGCCATCGCGGTGCCGCCAATGACGAAAGCCGCTGGCGTGATATTCTCGATTATTTCCAGCGGGCGTATCACTTGGGCCTGACGGCAACACCCAAGAAAAACGAAAATGCCAATACCTACGAGTATTTCGGAAAGCCTGTCTATGTGTATTCTCTGAAGCAGGGAATTGAAGACGGTTTTTTGACGCCTTACCGCGTGCGAATCTCTTCTAGCAATATTGACAATTACATCTACGATCCCGAAGACGATGTAGAAAGCGGCGAAATTGACCCGAATAAAATTTATACGGAAACGGATTTTTATCACGGCAATATCAAGATTCGCGAACGCGATGAGTTTAGGGTTGAAGAATTCCTGAAACAGATTGACCCCGACGAAAAGACGATTGTGTTCGGTGCGACGCAGGCCCACGCGGCCATTCTGCGAGACCTCATCAATCAGCATTCTCGCAAGCCCAACGTGAATTATTGTAAGCGAGTCACCAGTGACGATGGCGACAAGGGCGAAGCCGATTTGAAGACTTTCCAGGACAATGAAAAACTGTTGCCCACGATTCTCACGACATCGCAAAAACTCTCGACAGGTGTAGACGCCAAGAACGTCCGCAATATCGTGCTGATGCGGCCAGTGAACAACATCATTGAATTCAAGCAGATTATCGGTCGTGGCACGAGACTTTTCGACGGAAAGTATTTCTTCACCATTTACGATTTCGTGGGCGCAAGCAGGAACTTTAGCGACCCCGAGTGGGATGGCGAACCGATTATTGATACGCCGGAACCACCCGATGGTGGAAAAACTGATGGTGGAAATGGCGGGGGGAGAAAGACACCGCAACCGAAACCTTGCAAAATCTGTGGCAATCTCCCGTGCACATGCGACGCAAACGTGAAAGAAAAAAATTGCGTTGAAATTAAACTTTCTGACGGGCACGTTTTGCGCTTGCGTGCCCAGTGGGAAGAAAAGTTCATGTTCGATGGCGAACTCATAACGCTCGAACAGTTTATCAAAATTCTCTTCGGCAAGATTCCGGAGTTCTTCAAGGATAGTAAGGATTTGCGAACCCGCTGGTCTGACCCCATGACCCGCGAAGCGTTGCTGCAGAACTTGAGCGACAACGGATTCAGCAAAGAAAGGCTCCGCCAAGTGCAAGCCTTGACGCAGAACGAAAAATGCGACCTGCTCGACGTGCTGGAACTCATCGCTTACAACAAGAGCCCCATGGAGCGCGCCGAAAGAGTCCGCCTGATGCACGAAGAAATCTTGAACGAAATATCCGAAAAGCAAGTTCCCTTTATGGAATTCGTCTTGCAGCAATATGTGGAAAACGGAGTCGATGAACTCTCGCTGAACCAGTTGCCCGAACTCGTCAAACTCAAGTACGGCACCATCAAGGATGCCTGCGATAAAATGGGCGTGACCGGCAAGGATTTGAAGAAGCTCTTTACCGATTTCCAGAAGACGTTGTACGTAGCGTAA
- a CDS encoding type 1 glutamine amidotransferase — METYIFQHVEYEGPGAILPYLQAKGHNVHIVRLYAGDPIPHEDDVDFAILMGGPMSVLDETKYPHFVREKELCCDMVQLGKPLLGICLGAQMIASAFGAAIKKNPEKEIGWFPVTFTGDAVEEMNLPESLDVFHWHGETFDIPELPGIAEPFAFSEACQNQAFKIGSGIALQFHLEATPESMESMLKNGDDEIKAGIAAGFDYVQNPKDIRIAGKTAMGPANELLVKILDYLLEEK, encoded by the coding sequence ATGGAAACCTATATTTTTCAGCATGTTGAATACGAAGGTCCGGGAGCGATTCTCCCCTACCTGCAGGCCAAGGGGCACAACGTTCATATCGTGCGCCTTTACGCCGGCGACCCCATTCCTCATGAAGACGACGTGGACTTCGCCATCTTGATGGGTGGGCCCATGAGCGTTCTGGACGAAACAAAGTACCCTCATTTTGTTCGCGAAAAAGAACTTTGCTGCGACATGGTGCAGCTGGGCAAGCCCCTTCTGGGAATCTGCCTCGGTGCCCAGATGATCGCAAGCGCCTTTGGCGCGGCCATCAAGAAAAATCCCGAAAAGGAAATCGGCTGGTTCCCCGTCACCTTCACCGGCGATGCAGTCGAAGAAATGAATTTGCCCGAAAGCCTGGACGTTTTCCATTGGCATGGCGAAACCTTTGACATTCCAGAACTACCGGGCATTGCAGAACCATTCGCCTTTAGTGAAGCCTGCCAGAATCAGGCATTCAAAATCGGCAGCGGAATCGCATTGCAGTTCCATCTAGAAGCCACGCCCGAATCCATGGAAAGCATGTTAAAGAACGGCGACGACGAAATCAAGGCAGGCATTGCCGCAGGTTTTGACTACGTTCAAAACCCGAAGGACATCCGCATTGCCGGTAAGACCGCCATGGGCCCCGCCAACGAATTGCTGGTAAAAATCTTGGATTACCTGTTGGAAGAAAAATAA
- a CDS encoding type II toxin-antitoxin system RelE/ParE family toxin has protein sequence MCGKNIKAANEKIIEILDAIDNLAVFPEIGPSLRGKVNSLTKYRCLSVSGYLVFYRNERDKVFVIRILNSRMDYLRILGL, from the coding sequence ATGTGCGGAAAAAATATTAAGGCGGCAAATGAAAAAATCATTGAAATTCTTGACGCCATTGACAACCTAGCCGTTTTCCCCGAGATCGGCCCTTCGTTAAGAGGTAAGGTAAATAGCTTGACGAAGTATCGTTGCCTTTCTGTCAGCGGGTATTTGGTCTTTTACCGGAACGAACGTGATAAAGTTTTTGTCATTCGAATTTTGAATAGCCGGATGGACTATCTGAGGATTTTGGGATTGTGA
- a CDS encoding type II toxin-antitoxin system prevent-host-death family antitoxin, with the protein MPCILPVSDLRNYNEVLQNVTEDSPVFLTKNGRGCYVVIDIKEYERMVAELKLQKALAEGERSAEQGRWLSAADVRKKY; encoded by the coding sequence ATGCCCTGTATTTTGCCAGTTTCTGATTTGCGCAATTATAACGAAGTTCTTCAGAACGTGACCGAAGATTCTCCAGTCTTTTTGACCAAGAACGGTCGCGGTTGTTACGTTGTAATAGACATCAAGGAATACGAACGCATGGTCGCCGAACTGAAGTTACAGAAGGCTCTTGCCGAAGGCGAACGCTCCGCTGAACAGGGACGATGGCTTTCCGCCGCTGATGTGCGGAAAAAATATTAA
- a CDS encoding flavodoxin family protein, protein MKKVLVLSSSLRKGSNSETLAQEFAKGAAEAGNKVEFESLRGKKIGFCMGCLACQKKGKCVIKDDAPAITKKMESADVIVFATPIYYYEMSGQLKTMLDRANSLYSSDYKFREIYLLTSAADTDAKAMNIAKRGIGGWIACFDGVKLKGALCATGAERAGDVKKNSALLKKAFAMGKKV, encoded by the coding sequence ATGAAAAAAGTATTGGTCTTGTCCAGCAGCTTGCGCAAGGGGAGCAACTCCGAAACCTTGGCGCAGGAGTTCGCGAAGGGTGCCGCCGAGGCGGGCAACAAGGTGGAATTCGAGTCGCTACGCGGCAAGAAGATCGGTTTCTGCATGGGCTGCCTCGCTTGCCAGAAGAAGGGCAAGTGCGTCATCAAGGACGACGCTCCCGCCATCACCAAGAAGATGGAATCGGCTGATGTCATTGTGTTCGCGACGCCGATTTACTATTACGAGATGAGCGGCCAGCTCAAGACAATGCTCGACCGCGCAAATTCCCTCTATTCCAGCGATTACAAGTTCCGCGAGATTTACTTGCTCACGTCTGCTGCCGACACCGACGCGAAGGCCATGAACATCGCGAAGCGCGGCATTGGCGGGTGGATCGCTTGTTTCGATGGCGTGAAACTTAAGGGCGCCCTCTGCGCCACGGGTGCCGAAAGAGCCGGTGACGTCAAGAAGAATTCCGCACTCCTGAAAAAGGCGTTCGCCATGGGAAAGAAAGTTTAA
- a CDS encoding DUF1349 domain-containing protein, whose translation MKQVFDTADLKWTREPATYKVGEDEICIVTDPHTDLWQRTYYRFRNDNAPVLQIETEEKFFSFVMKTDFSGSHHRFDQCGIAMYLDSENWLKASVEYENEKFQHLGSVVTNHGYSDWATTAISAEIKTMWFRFSRRESDYCVECSQDGKNFTQMRICHMWEGAGKIRFGIYACSPEDSSFLAKFSDFALTECLWKAHDGQQPD comes from the coding sequence ATGAAGCAAGTTTTTGACACCGCCGACCTGAAATGGACTCGCGAACCTGCAACTTACAAAGTTGGCGAGGATGAAATTTGCATCGTGACCGATCCGCATACGGATCTCTGGCAAAGAACTTATTACCGTTTTCGCAACGACAATGCGCCGGTTCTTCAGATTGAAACGGAGGAAAAATTTTTCTCGTTTGTCATGAAGACAGACTTTTCTGGAAGCCATCATCGCTTCGATCAGTGCGGAATCGCTATGTATCTTGATTCTGAAAATTGGCTGAAAGCATCTGTTGAATACGAAAATGAAAAATTCCAGCATCTTGGTTCGGTTGTAACCAACCACGGTTATTCCGACTGGGCTACGACTGCTATCAGTGCCGAAATTAAAACGATGTGGTTCCGCTTTAGCCGTCGAGAAAGTGACTATTGCGTAGAATGCTCGCAAGATGGAAAAAACTTCACGCAAATGCGCATTTGCCACATGTGGGAAGGTGCTGGTAAAATCCGCTTTGGTATTTACGCTTGTAGCCCTGAAGATTCCTCGTTCTTGGCAAAATTTTCAGACTTCGCGTTGACGGAATGCCTGTGGAAAGCTCACGACGGCCAGCAACCTGATTGA
- a CDS encoding alpha/beta hydrolase: MKSRFLKAALAVASACTLMACSPEKVPSTSSGTLSTTKQATETASAAQQTKEENMNKLTLTAEWDKVFPKSDKVEHSKVTFKNHFGIELAADMFVPKDTSLKVNGKFPAIAVSGPFGAVKEQSSGLYAQQMAERGFLTIAFDPSFTGESGGEPRYMNSPDINTEDFMASVDFLSTRDNVDPERIGIIGICGWGGMAINAAGIDTRVKATVASTMYDMSRVTANGYFDSANNADARNEARKALMAQRTKDFKNGTYDLAGGVVDPLPDDVPYFVKDYFAYYKTPRGYHKRSLNSNKGWAASAGTSLMNTKLLAYADEIRNPVLIIHGEKAHSRYFGEGAFEKMTGKKVKVPAKLDPSKNWSKTVGNKELLVIPGASHVDLYDNLEKIPFEKLNEFFKTNLK, translated from the coding sequence ATGAAATCCAGATTCTTAAAAGCGGCGCTCGCCGTGGCTTCCGCATGCACCCTGATGGCATGCTCCCCCGAAAAAGTCCCTTCGACAAGCTCAGGGACCTTGTCGACAACAAAGCAGGCAACAGAAACTGCCTCCGCAGCACAACAGACAAAGGAAGAAAATATGAACAAGCTCACGCTCACCGCCGAATGGGACAAGGTATTCCCCAAGAGCGACAAGGTCGAACATTCCAAGGTCACTTTCAAGAACCATTTTGGCATTGAACTCGCCGCCGACATGTTCGTGCCCAAGGACACGAGCCTCAAGGTGAACGGCAAGTTCCCCGCAATCGCAGTCTCTGGCCCGTTCGGTGCCGTCAAGGAACAGTCCAGCGGCCTTTACGCCCAGCAGATGGCGGAACGCGGATTCCTGACCATCGCATTCGACCCGAGCTTCACTGGCGAATCGGGCGGCGAGCCGCGCTACATGAACAGCCCGGACATCAACACCGAAGACTTCATGGCATCTGTAGATTTCCTCTCGACCCGCGACAATGTTGACCCGGAACGCATCGGCATCATCGGCATTTGCGGCTGGGGCGGCATGGCGATTAACGCTGCCGGCATCGATACCCGCGTCAAGGCGACAGTCGCTTCGACCATGTACGACATGAGCCGCGTGACTGCAAACGGCTACTTCGATTCCGCAAACAACGCCGACGCCCGTAACGAAGCGCGCAAGGCACTGATGGCCCAGCGCACCAAGGACTTCAAGAACGGCACCTACGACCTGGCCGGCGGTGTGGTGGACCCGCTTCCGGACGACGTTCCTTACTTTGTCAAGGATTACTTCGCCTACTACAAGACCCCGCGCGGCTACCACAAGCGCTCTCTCAACAGCAACAAGGGCTGGGCCGCTTCCGCAGGCACCTCGCTCATGAACACGAAACTCCTCGCATACGCCGACGAAATCCGTAACCCGGTGCTCATCATCCACGGCGAAAAGGCTCACAGCCGCTACTTCGGCGAAGGCGCATTCGAAAAGATGACCGGCAAGAAGGTCAAGGTCCCTGCAAAGCTTGACCCCAGCAAGAACTGGAGCAAGACCGTCGGCAACAAGGAACTCCTCGTCATCCCCGGAGCCTCCCACGTGGACCTCTACGACAACCTGGAAAAGATCCCCTTCGAAAAGCTGAACGAATTCTTCAAGACGAACTTGAAGTAA
- a CDS encoding cyclophilin-like fold protein → MKKLFAFIATLLLFAACSSDAASFVKPSQPEAQTPKSSASKTPGAEPASSSAQTEAPVKLKIHVNDTTFTATLEENSSAKAFAEFLAQGDMTLDMHDYGSFEKVADLPRSFPRNDKQIDTDAGDIILYQGNSITIYYDKNSWNFTRLARIDNVNKKRLLQILGKGNVKATFSVE, encoded by the coding sequence ATGAAAAAACTTTTCGCATTCATCGCCACTCTTTTGCTGTTCGCAGCTTGCTCTTCTGACGCGGCGTCGTTTGTCAAACCGTCGCAGCCTGAAGCTCAGACGCCGAAATCGTCCGCCAGTAAAACGCCCGGCGCAGAGCCAGCAAGTTCATCGGCCCAAACGGAGGCTCCCGTGAAACTCAAGATCCATGTGAACGACACCACCTTCACGGCAACGCTCGAAGAAAATTCCTCGGCCAAGGCCTTCGCCGAATTCCTCGCGCAGGGCGACATGACGCTTGACATGCACGACTACGGCAGCTTCGAGAAGGTGGCTGACCTGCCGCGCAGTTTCCCGCGCAACGACAAGCAAATCGACACCGACGCAGGCGACATCATCCTTTACCAGGGCAATTCCATCACCATTTACTACGACAAGAATTCCTGGAACTTTACGCGCCTGGCACGCATCGACAACGTAAACAAGAAACGCCTCCTGCAGATCCTCGGCAAAGGGAACGTGAAGGCGACATTCTCGGTGGAATAG
- a CDS encoding sugar O-acetyltransferase — translation MEKCRKTERERMTNGESFFTNDPQLMEDKKNARILCSRFNSSPEDESLRKALLKQLFGHCGERIAIKPPFHCDYGYNIFAGDDLFINFDCVFLDAAPIRIGEHCMIGPKTCIYAIGHPLDAESRREKIGIPKPVTIGDNVWIGGGVTILPGVSIGDSTVIAAASVVTKSFPDHVVIAGNPAKIIKNIEE, via the coding sequence ATGGAAAAATGCAGGAAAACTGAACGAGAAAGAATGACAAATGGAGAATCTTTTTTTACAAATGACCCGCAGCTCATGGAGGATAAGAAAAACGCTCGTATCCTCTGTTCTCGTTTTAATAGTTCTCCGGAAGATGAGTCCTTAAGAAAAGCATTGTTAAAACAACTATTCGGGCACTGCGGGGAGAGGATAGCCATCAAGCCCCCGTTCCATTGTGATTACGGATATAACATCTTTGCGGGCGATGACTTGTTCATAAACTTTGACTGCGTGTTCCTGGATGCAGCTCCGATTCGGATTGGAGAACATTGTATGATCGGACCTAAAACCTGTATATATGCAATCGGTCATCCGTTGGACGCAGAATCAAGAAGAGAAAAGATTGGTATCCCTAAGCCGGTCACCATTGGCGATAATGTCTGGATCGGCGGTGGAGTCACGATTCTTCCGGGTGTATCCATAGGAGATAGCACGGTAATCGCTGCTGCTTCTGTAGTAACTAAATCTTTTCCTGATCATGTGGTGATTGCAGGAAACCCAGCAAAAATCATAAAGAATATTGAAGAATAA